In one window of bacterium DNA:
- a CDS encoding LemA family protein yields the protein MKKLLVVLAVLIGAVVIGAMWFVGARNRLVTLDEKVQQSWAQVENVYQRRADLIPNLVATVKGVANFEQETLTKVVEARAQATQISGDALKNAVNDPQAFEKFQASQGALSSALSRLLVVVERYPELKANQNFLELQAQLEGTENRIAVERRRFNETAQEFNTAVRRFPGSLVASLAGFQPKPYFKADPGAQQAPKVDFGGPDTTGQGP from the coding sequence ATGAAAAAACTCCTCGTCGTGCTCGCGGTCTTAATTGGGGCGGTGGTCATCGGCGCCATGTGGTTCGTGGGGGCCCGCAACCGTCTCGTCACCCTGGATGAAAAGGTTCAGCAAAGCTGGGCTCAGGTCGAAAACGTCTATCAAAGGCGGGCCGACTTGATTCCGAACTTGGTCGCCACCGTCAAGGGAGTGGCCAATTTCGAGCAGGAAACCCTCACCAAAGTGGTGGAAGCCCGGGCCCAGGCCACCCAGATCTCGGGCGATGCCCTGAAGAACGCCGTCAACGATCCTCAGGCCTTCGAGAAGTTCCAGGCCAGCCAGGGAGCCCTGTCCTCGGCCCTCTCCCGCTTACTGGTGGTCGTGGAACGTTATCCCGAGCTCAAGGCCAATCAAAATTTCCTCGAGCTCCAAGCCCAGCTCGAGGGCACCGAAAACCGCATTGCGGTCGAGCGGCGCCGCTTCAACGAGACGGCCCAAGAGTTCAACACCGCGGTTCGGCGTTTTCCCGGCTCCTTGGTGGCCTCGCTCGCCGGCTTCCAACCCAAGCCCTATTTCAAGGCCGATCCCGGCGCTCAACAAGCCCCCAAGGTCGATTTCGGCGGGCCGGATACCACGGGCCAGGGGCCATGA
- a CDS encoding TPM domain-containing protein has protein sequence MSIRLLFLGLCGLALAGPVRALDLPPPPDHYVTDQAGILSPATRAQLEEGLAAFERDTSNQVLVVTFPDLGGSSIEDFGIRLSERWRPGQSGRDNGAILIVSKSDRKVRIEVGYGLEGALPDAVAKSILQTEILPRFKAGDFDGGVRAGVEAILKATAGEYKAASSRAFPAWIIILLIVLFILAILLLFLTTPYGLYRHGSYRGGSWGSSGGWGGYSGGGGSWGSSGGFRGGGGSFGGGGASGGW, from the coding sequence ATGAGCATTCGGCTGCTGTTTCTCGGGCTCTGCGGCCTGGCTTTGGCCGGCCCGGTTCGGGCCCTCGACCTGCCACCGCCGCCCGATCACTACGTCACCGATCAAGCCGGAATCCTAAGCCCGGCGACCCGGGCCCAACTCGAGGAGGGCTTGGCGGCCTTCGAGCGCGACACTTCCAATCAAGTATTGGTGGTCACCTTTCCCGATTTGGGCGGGTCCTCGATCGAGGATTTCGGCATTCGTCTGAGCGAGCGCTGGCGGCCGGGCCAAAGCGGCCGGGATAATGGCGCCATCCTGATCGTCTCCAAGAGCGACCGCAAGGTCCGCATCGAGGTGGGCTATGGCCTGGAAGGAGCCTTGCCCGACGCGGTGGCGAAATCGATCTTGCAGACGGAGATCCTGCCGCGTTTCAAGGCCGGCGATTTCGATGGCGGGGTGAGGGCCGGGGTCGAGGCCATTCTCAAGGCCACGGCCGGAGAATACAAAGCCGCCAGCTCCCGCGCATTTCCGGCCTGGATCATTATTTTGTTGATCGTCCTCTTCATCCTGGCGATCCTTTTGCTCTTCTTGACCACGCCCTACGGCCTTTACCGCCATGGCTCTTACCGAGGCGGCAGCTGGGGCAGCTCCGGCGGTTGGGGCGGCTACAGTGGCGGCGGTGGAAGCTGGGGTTCGAGCGGGGGTTTTCGCGGCGGAGGCGGCAGCTTTGGCGGCGGCGGGGCTTCCGGAGGTTGGTGA
- a CDS encoding TPM domain-containing protein, with product MHGKSPSRFFSKAEEARIVAAIQAAEQETSGEIRIHLLRSDQGDLLNYAQQLLEKLGITRTRDRNGVLFLMELKSQRFAVVGDRGIHEKVGQEFWDSIRDRVLERFRHGEFEQGLIEGIQACGDKMKEFFPLQADDENELTNQITESS from the coding sequence ATGCATGGCAAATCACCGAGCCGATTTTTCAGCAAGGCCGAAGAGGCCCGGATCGTCGCGGCCATTCAAGCCGCCGAGCAAGAGACTTCGGGTGAGATCCGGATCCATCTGCTGCGCTCCGACCAAGGCGACTTGCTGAACTATGCCCAACAACTTTTGGAGAAGCTGGGCATCACCCGGACCCGCGACCGCAACGGCGTCTTGTTCCTGATGGAGCTGAAGAGCCAACGCTTCGCCGTGGTCGGCGACCGTGGAATTCATGAAAAAGTCGGCCAGGAATTTTGGGATTCGATCCGCGACCGGGTGCTGGAGCGCTTCCGTCACGGTGAATTCGAGCAGGGCCTGATCGAAGGGATTCAAGCTTGCGGCGACAAGATGAAGGAATTTTTTCCGCTACAGGCCGACGATGAAAATGAGCTGACGAATCAGATTACGGAGTCATCCTGA
- the tatC gene encoding twin-arginine translocase subunit TatC: MTFLEHLEELRWAFIKSLIAVILSSAVCLGFSGKIFRWLQGPLQQVLPEGSHFIATTPFESYAVYFKVALVFGLLAASPFIFYFFWAFMKPGLKKEERRGVIPVALVCSLLFAGGALFGYFVVFPTGFRFVVGILDGTGIVLYPKMSDYLSFALRLLIAFGVIFELPLFLLVLGKFGLVNAAQLAKARKYVLVGIFLVAGLLTPGPDVLSQILMALPLLLLYEVGIVLVRIFAPAGLRATPASV; the protein is encoded by the coding sequence ATGACATTCCTGGAGCACCTCGAGGAGCTACGCTGGGCCTTCATCAAGTCCCTCATCGCCGTCATCCTGAGCTCGGCGGTCTGTCTGGGATTTTCCGGCAAAATCTTTCGCTGGCTCCAGGGTCCGCTCCAACAAGTGCTGCCCGAAGGTTCCCACTTCATCGCGACCACTCCCTTCGAATCCTACGCCGTTTATTTCAAGGTGGCGCTGGTCTTCGGCTTGCTGGCGGCTTCGCCCTTCATCTTCTATTTCTTTTGGGCCTTCATGAAGCCCGGCCTCAAGAAGGAAGAGCGCCGGGGAGTGATCCCGGTGGCCCTGGTTTGCAGCCTGCTCTTCGCCGGCGGCGCCCTTTTCGGCTACTTCGTCGTCTTCCCGACCGGCTTCCGCTTCGTCGTCGGCATCCTCGACGGCACCGGCATCGTGCTTTATCCGAAGATGAGCGATTACCTTTCCTTCGCCCTCCGCTTGTTGATCGCCTTCGGGGTCATCTTCGAGCTGCCGTTGTTTTTGCTGGTGCTGGGGAAATTCGGCTTGGTCAACGCCGCCCAGCTGGCCAAGGCCCGGAAATACGTGTTGGTCGGAATCTTCCTGGTCGCCGGCCTGCTGACGCCGGGCCCCGACGTGCTTTCCCAAATCCTCATGGCCCTGCCCTTGCTCCTGCTCTACGAAGTCGGCATCGTCCTGGTGCGGATCTTCGCTCCGGCCGGTCTCCGGGCAACCCCGGCCTCGGTCTGA